The following are encoded together in the Oryzias melastigma strain HK-1 linkage group LG17, ASM292280v2, whole genome shotgun sequence genome:
- the LOC118599917 gene encoding tripartite motif-containing protein 16-like: protein MAQKGVDLDQETFSCSICLDLLKDPVTIPCGHSYCMKCIEGFWDKEENIHSCPQCRKTFKPRPVLEKNTMLAALVDQLKKTGLQAAPADHCYAGPEDVSCDFCSGRKLKAIKSCLICLASYCEKHLQPHLDEAAFKKHKLVEPSKNLQENICSIHDEVMKMFCRTDQKCICYLCSVDEHRGHDTVSAAAERTERQRDLEESQQQIQQRIQDREKEVKLLQQEVEAINQSGNQTVKNSEKIFTLMINLIQKRSCLVMQQIRSQQQTEVSRVKDLQEELEQEITELKRRDAELKQLSLTEDHSQFLLHYPSLPPLSESTPSSSINVRPLRYFEDVTAAVSELRDKLQDILREERTNISATVTHVDVLLPKPEPEPKSRADFLKYSCQITLDPNTAHRRLLLSENRKVKVMEQPQSYSDHPDRFIDSIQVLSRESLTGRRYWEVEWRGDYICVAVAYKNISRTGNKSRFGLNFKSWALHCSPLGFTFVHNNIKTSISARVSSRVGVYLDRRAGVLSFHSVSERMTLLHRVRTKFTQNLHAGLSLGSICFSVISAEFCKLK, encoded by the coding sequence ATGGCGCAGAAAGGAGTCGATCTGGATCAAGAAACCTTCAGCTGTTCCATCTGTCTGGATCTGCTGAAGGATCCGGTGACTATTCCCTGTGGACACAGCTACTGCATGAAGTGTATTGAAGGATTCTGGGATAAAGAGGAGAATATCCACAGCTGTCCTCAGTGCAGGAAGACCTTCAAACCGAGACCTGTTCTGGAGAAAAACACCATGTTAGCAGCTTTAGTGGATCAGCTGAAGAAGACTGGACTccaagctgctcctgctgatcactgctatgcTGGACCTGAAGATGTGTCCTGTGATTTCTGCtctggaagaaaactgaaagcCATCAAGTCCTGTTTGATCTGTCTGGCCTCTTACTGTGAGAAACACCTTCAACCTCATTTGGATGAAGCTGCATTCAAGAAACACAAGCTGGTGGAACCCTCcaagaacctgcaggagaacatctgctccattcatgatgaggtgatgaagatgttctGTCGTACTGATCAGAAGTGTATCTGTTATCTCTGCTCTGTGGATGAACATAGAGGACACGACAcagtctcagctgcagcagaaaggactgagaggcagagagatctggaggagagtCAACAACAAATCCAGCAGAGAATCCAGGACAGAGAGAAAGAGGTGAAGCTGCTTCAACAGGAGGTGGAGGCCATCAATCAATCTGGTAATCAAACAGTGAAGAACAGTGAGAAGATCTTTACTCTGATGATCAATCTCATCCAGAAAAGAAGCTGTTTAGTGATGCAGCAGATCAGATCCCAGCAGCAAACTGAAGTGAGTCGAGTCAAAGAtcttcaggaggagctggagcaggagatcaCTGAGCTGAAGAGGAGAGACGCTGAGCTGAAGCAGCTCTCACTCACAGAGGATCACAGCCAGTTTCTGCTCCACTACCCCTCACTGCCACCACTCAGTGAGTCCACACCCTCATCCAGCATCAATGTCCGTCCTCTGAGATACTTTGAGGATGTGACAGCAGCTGTGTCAGAGCTCAGAGAcaaactgcaggacattctgaGAGAGGAACGGACAAACATCTCAGCGACAGTCACTCATGTTGATGTTTTACTGccaaaaccagaaccagaaccaaagagCAGAGCTGACTTCTTAAAATATTCATGTCAAATCACACTGGATCCAAACACAGCACACAGGCGACTGTTACTGTCAGAGAACAGAAAGGTGAAAGTGATGGAACAACCTCAGTCTTATTCTGATCATCCAGACAGATTTATTGATAGTATTCAGGTTCTGAGTAGAGAGAGTCTGACTGGACGTCgttactgggaggtggagtgGAGAGGAGACTATATTTGTGTAGCAGTCGCATACAAGAACATCAGTAGAACTGGAAATAAAAGTAGATttggtttaaattttaaatcGTGGGCATTACATTGTTCTCCACTGGGTTTCACATTTGTccacaacaacataaaaacctCCATCTCAGCTCGTGTTTCCTCCAGAGTAGGAGTGTACCTGGATCGCAGAGCAGGTGTTCTGTCCTTCCACAGCGTCTCTGAAAGAATGACTCTCCTCCACAGAGTCCGGACCAAATTCACTCAGAACCTCCATGCTGGACTGAGTTTGGgttctatttgtttttctgtaatctCAGCAGAGTTCTGTAAACTCAAATAG